From one Solanum lycopersicum chromosome 12, SLM_r2.1 genomic stretch:
- the LOC101265102 gene encoding WRKY transcription factor 71 isoform X2 produces MSDNPFYHDYMGIGGGINNTFPFLVENPSNYNNQPITPNIQNQQFVPSSYMTLTECLHGSMDYNTLSNAFEEPVLDSPLGDNQTSVEVPPTPNSSISSTSNEVGEQEDSSKIKKHVQVKGSQEEGEDKSKKECIAKKKGEKKIKEPRFAFMTKSEIDNLEDGYRWRKYGQKAVKNSPFPRNYYKCTTQKCNVKKRVERSYEDSSIVITTYEGQHNHHCPATLRGNASFLSSSHFMPNFPPQLFSQMLNIPPNNQNLLITSSTYNYNNNNNNYYYQQQQHQGSEYTLFGGGTNNGDASWVQKQEPS; encoded by the exons ATGTCTGATAATCCTTTTTATCATGATTACATGGGAATTGGTGGAGGGATCAATAATACATTCCCTTTTTTGGTTGAAAATCCTTCAAATTATAATAACCAACCAATAACTCcaaatattcaaaatcaacAATTTGTTCCTTCTTCTTATATGACTCTCACTGAGTGTTTACATGGCTCTATGGACTACAACACACTATCAAATGCTTTTG AAGAACCTGTCTTAGATTCACCTCTAGGAGATAATCAAACGAGCGTTGAAGTTCCACCAACGCCAAATTCTTCGATATCTTCTACTTCTAATGAGGTTGGAGAGCAAGAAGATTCTTCCAAAATCAAGAAACATGTTCAAGTAAAAGGGAGccaagaagaaggagaagacaAGTCTAAGAAAGA GTGCATAGcaaaaaagaaaggagaaaaaaagataaaagaaccAAGATTTGCCTTCATGACAAAGAGTGAGATTGATAATCTTGAAGATGGTTATCGATGGAGAAAATATGGACAAAAGGCAGTGAAGAACAGCCCTTTTCCTag GAACTATTATAAATGCACAACTCAAAAGTGCAATGTGAAGAAACGTGTTGAAAGGTCATATGAAGATTCATCAATTGTGATAACAACATATGAAGGCCAACACAATCATCATTGTCCAGCAACTCTTAGGGGAAATGCATCTTTTTTATCTTCATCACATTTTATGCCTAATTTTCCTCCACAACTATTTTCCCAAATGCTAAATATTCCACCAAACAACCAAAATCTCCTCATTACTTCTTCGAcctataattataataataataataacaattattattatcaacaacaacaacatcaaggTTCAGAATATACCCTATTTGGTGGAGGCACAAATAATGGTGATGCTTCATGGGTCCAAAAACAAGAGCCATCTTAG
- the LOC101265102 gene encoding WRKY transcription factor 71 isoform X1 gives MSDNPFYHDYMGIGGGINNTFPFLVENPSNYNNQPITPNIQNQQFVPSSYMTLTECLHGSMDYNTLSNAFGMSCSSSSEVVCPHIDNQDSTEKYNVSTTAEEPVLDSPLGDNQTSVEVPPTPNSSISSTSNEVGEQEDSSKIKKHVQVKGSQEEGEDKSKKECIAKKKGEKKIKEPRFAFMTKSEIDNLEDGYRWRKYGQKAVKNSPFPRNYYKCTTQKCNVKKRVERSYEDSSIVITTYEGQHNHHCPATLRGNASFLSSSHFMPNFPPQLFSQMLNIPPNNQNLLITSSTYNYNNNNNNYYYQQQQHQGSEYTLFGGGTNNGDASWVQKQEPS, from the exons ATGTCTGATAATCCTTTTTATCATGATTACATGGGAATTGGTGGAGGGATCAATAATACATTCCCTTTTTTGGTTGAAAATCCTTCAAATTATAATAACCAACCAATAACTCcaaatattcaaaatcaacAATTTGTTCCTTCTTCTTATATGACTCTCACTGAGTGTTTACATGGCTCTATGGACTACAACACACTATCAAATGCTTTTGGTATGTCTTGTTCATCATCATCTGAAGTTGTTTGTCCACATATCGATAATCAAGACTCTACTGAAAAATATAACGTCTCTACTACTGCAGAAGAACCTGTCTTAGATTCACCTCTAGGAGATAATCAAACGAGCGTTGAAGTTCCACCAACGCCAAATTCTTCGATATCTTCTACTTCTAATGAGGTTGGAGAGCAAGAAGATTCTTCCAAAATCAAGAAACATGTTCAAGTAAAAGGGAGccaagaagaaggagaagacaAGTCTAAGAAAGA GTGCATAGcaaaaaagaaaggagaaaaaaagataaaagaaccAAGATTTGCCTTCATGACAAAGAGTGAGATTGATAATCTTGAAGATGGTTATCGATGGAGAAAATATGGACAAAAGGCAGTGAAGAACAGCCCTTTTCCTag GAACTATTATAAATGCACAACTCAAAAGTGCAATGTGAAGAAACGTGTTGAAAGGTCATATGAAGATTCATCAATTGTGATAACAACATATGAAGGCCAACACAATCATCATTGTCCAGCAACTCTTAGGGGAAATGCATCTTTTTTATCTTCATCACATTTTATGCCTAATTTTCCTCCACAACTATTTTCCCAAATGCTAAATATTCCACCAAACAACCAAAATCTCCTCATTACTTCTTCGAcctataattataataataataataacaattattattatcaacaacaacaacatcaaggTTCAGAATATACCCTATTTGGTGGAGGCACAAATAATGGTGATGCTTCATGGGTCCAAAAACAAGAGCCATCTTAG